The following DNA comes from Henckelia pumila isolate YLH828 unplaced genomic scaffold, ASM3356847v2 CTG_461:::fragment_3, whole genome shotgun sequence.
ttgatattataattatattatgaatTAGAAATTATCACACTAccatgtgatatatatatatatatatatatatatatatatatataattatttcgaATTTGCGATACGAGTTCTTATACAATAATAATAGACATTCTGAgaagaaaattaaaaatcatatttcaaaaaataatttcaagGAAGGacttcatttaatttttttttaaaacaaacttGTAAATTTATTTACAACGTTTAAAGGGAAATTTATCTCATGTTACAGTTTACAGATAATATATGacaaaataatttatgaaaCTCACCCAAAGACTCAAATCTTGTGTGCACACTGACCATGTCAAGTTTTTGGTGGCATATTGCATAAAATATCTTCAATCTTAAAACTTTAAAACAGAGTTTCAGTCACCCTCTGATGAGGATCAAACCTATGGCGGTAACTACAATCGTCGAAGGGAATCCGAACTTGAGGTGTTTCCAGAATGATAAATTGTAGCCACAGTGCTGAGCACGACGTGCCTGCTCGCAGACGATCAAGTTTGCAGCCGAGCCAAGCAGCGACATGTTCCCCGCCACAGTACTCACCCAGGCTAAGAGCAGCCACGCTTTCTTCTCGCTCGCAGGTGATATCGCCGCTGCTGATGCTGCCACACGACCTCCGAGTAGCAGCACTGAGAACAAGCAGAGTGTGAGTGTGCAATGTCAGATGCATCAATATTACTGGGGAGACCCACAAATTTTACCTGTCGGAACATTAGAAGCCACATTTGAGAGCACAACAATCACAACTGCTAAGATAGCAGTTCCCCTTACGCTATCTATTTGTGCATATGGTTCCATTAACTCCCACAAACTACTCGGGATGCCGGTCCTATTGAACCCATCCACGGTAATAAACATCCCACAGAAAAATATCAGGAGCGAATACGATACCTGGATGTCAAAGATCTGATCAGAAACGTTAATGGCATCAAAAAGTTTGCAGAATAGTTAAACAAAAAATGAAACATATCACCTTTTCTAAACTAGGCCTGGCGTCTTTGAAATCAAGAACGATGAGAGCGAGCGCGGCTGTTATTGCAGTCCATGACATGTTTAGCCCCAACAGCAAAGCCACCAGCATCCCTAAAGTAACAAGATAAACACATGCTTTCCATAACATCCTTTTCCATTTCTTGGAAAATCCAAGTTTTTCATCTGTGAACGACCCGAAATTTTCGAACTCAACCCCAGAAGACGAGGGACCCCTTTTTGATAGTATAGGCCCGGAGTTGGTTGTTTCTTTCGAAGCATCTGAGTTTCTAACTGATTCAGCTCCAGTATTTAGGACcttatgaatctcactctcaGGTAAAGACCCTCGATTTCTAAGCTTCTCGGTGTTATCTGTATGAACATTAACACTAGGAGAGCTGTGAATTATATCGTTCTCAGGCATATTCCCACGATTTTTGAGTGTAGACTCATGGCCATTGGCATTGACGTTCGAAGGGCTGTGGATACCCATTGAGTCTAATACAGAGCTCAAATCTTGGGACCTCAATGAAGCAAGGTGCGACATTGTAGCAGGCGAAAAACGATGGAAACTCACGTCATCTTCTCCAACAACTTCCGAAGAAGCATCTTCTTCATCTTTTTGATCCGACAGCAACTTCCAATACATACACAAAAGGATCAAAGCATTGATCACAATTCCCACGAGCATCGCCGGGAGAACTCCGAACAAAAACTTCCCGAAACTGATCTTGCTTTGAACAGCTATAACTAAGTTTTGAGGATTGCCTATGGGAGTTGCTGAAGACCCAATATTTGCACTGGAGGCAAGGGCCAACAGAAAAGGATGGGGAGGAAGATTGTGTTGCCTCGCGATTTTCAACACGAATTCGGTCAGAACGACACAAGAAGTGTCGTTGGTGAACAGGGCACTCGAAACCGCGGAGATGAAGCAAATTCGGCACAGCAAGTCCTTTGCTCCCTTGCTTCTCCAAGATAGCAACTTGCCCAAATATTTGAACATATCGGCTCGTTCCAGATAAGCACTAACGACCATTGTCCCGAAAAGAAGGCCGAGGATGGGGAGATCAATAGCAGCAAATGCTTGGTCTGGAGTTATCACTTGGAAAACTACCATAAGCATAGCTCCGAGGAGAGAACCCGCAGTCCTTCCGATGGGCATGAATGGGACCGCCGGAAATACGGCCAAAACCCAGAATATAGCGAACGCGATCGAGCCAAGAACTACTTTTACTGTTGGAGCCATAGCCATTTTTAGCACTTAACAATCAAAATCCCAAACTTTTTTACACAGCCCGGATTCCAGAATGCTTACATCCAAGATTCATCTCTGCAGCTCCACACTGGAATTCACAAGAAAATCAACCATCTGAAAATAGAgagaattatttgaatacaAGAAGTTGGGAGGATTCAGTTCAGTGTGAGTTCTTGACATAGAACACACTTCTTACTAAAGCAAAGCTATGTTTCTCAAGAAAACTAAATCTATGCCCGATAATCAAAATCTATGGCGTGGGGGATCAGCAAATACATGTCCATTAATCATCTAACGACATCAAATGAAAACAAGATAAGATTTTGAAGCTGCGGCTTAACTGCAAAAGGAGTAAGATGAATTATGAATACAAAGTTCAAGAACATTCAAGTACCAGATTGAGTTCTTGACAAAATTTCAAACACCTACCTCAGTAATCTTACTATAAACCAAAAAAGATCACTCACAGATTCAAACTCTCAGAATCAAGAAAATGTTAAAAACCCAAAATTACCTGCACGCGATCAGTGATATTCATTTCAATTCCAAGGGCTTGGAAGTTGGAGCAGAAAATGAAATGTAGCAAAAGATTAGTTGGTTACTTGCCATCATTTATTACTCATGAATTGAatcattttcctttttttaaatGGATAGAAATTGATTCGTCAGCATACGAGGACAACGTTTTCAAGACACGTCCCCATTGATTTACATTGCCCGGGTATGCATGTGAAGATCAAATCTTGTATTTTTGTAGCATATTATCAGATATATATTCATTTATTGTAtgtgtaaaattattttatattttaaaataaacttgTTTTCGATAATAATTTGTAATTCCCAACCCTAAAATCAATGGTATAGTTATGGTGAATTCGGTTCTACCTATGGGGTAATATCATGTGAGACCCACATGATTTGCACCAATCACATCCTTCCACCTATCCCATAGGGATAATACCCATGGGATAGGATCGAACCTTCCGTAGATATAGCTGGATAAATAATTGATCAGATTCAGATATAATAATGAATTCAATTATTTGTATCATGCACAATGTATCTGACTTAAATGCAGCATAAACTTAATTCGTAAAGTAAAACAAGATGAAAATGGAAatcagaatatttttttttgtaccaCACTACTTCAGTATTTTTTCCCCCCAAAATACTGATTACTTTAGTGATCAATTTAACTTTTTCCAAAACCACCCTGTTCATCCAATAAAATAATATCCAGTAAAATAATTATAGCACAATAGTGTCAATTTTAATCGAAACGTATTTACAAAGCACATATCAAGTGATTTTCTTTTAAAATTGTCGTTCAATTTTGTGTTTTAAAGTGTAAGATTTATGAGATTAATATATCGGTGGACTCTCAACTAGAAGTCTAGAACTGGGAAAAAATACCGAAATGCCGTTATACCGCATTTATTGTTCTTAAAAAAAACCGTATATATTTTCGGTATCGGTAtaagattttcaaatttttggtatttcgttataccgaaaaaaattcggtatacacGATATCGATATGATGCCGCGTATAccgatatattttttttaaaaatagtttaaaaaattgatatacacGATATTAATATGGATTTATGTCATACCGAAATTTTCatgtcggtataccgaaattttcgatacGATATCGGAAATATcagtaccgaaattttcggtacgatatgcgATATTCGTTGAATATCGTagtataccgtaccgaaccaCCCCTACTCAACCATTTAATCGAGTTATTATTCTCGAACTTTAAAATCTTGATTACTTAGCATACTTGGCACATGCAATGTGTATTTATATAACCATATTTGCACAAACATGTGCGGTTGTTAATTTGTGTTCCAAATCGGTTGAACGGATATTCTGAAAATTCAATATATAGATTTGGGCAACCCTCTCCTTTGAGCTCAGAGCTCAAACTCATCGTTATGTGTAGTCACTTtttaatatcacataaataataaaaagtttgataaattCTAAAAATGAGTAAATGAATTGTTaatcataataattaataataacatatatataccATGACTCAGTGATAtataatt
Coding sequences within:
- the LOC140871694 gene encoding silicon efflux transporter LSI2 — encoded protein: MAMAPTVKVVLGSIAFAIFWVLAVFPAVPFMPIGRTAGSLLGAMLMVVFQVITPDQAFAAIDLPILGLLFGTMVVSAYLERADMFKYLGKLLSWRSKGAKDLLCRICFISAVSSALFTNDTSCVVLTEFVLKIARQHNLPPHPFLLALASSANIGSSATPIGNPQNLVIAVQSKISFGKFLFGVLPAMLVGIVINALILLCMYWKLLSDQKDEEDASSEVVGEDDVSFHRFSPATMSHLASLRSQDLSSVLDSMGIHSPSNVNANGHESTLKNRGNMPENDIIHSSPSVNVHTDNTEKLRNRGSLPESEIHKVLNTGAESVRNSDASKETTNSGPILSKRGPSSSGVEFENFGSFTDEKLGFSKKWKRMLWKACVYLVTLGMLVALLLGLNMSWTAITAALALIVLDFKDARPSLEKVSYSLLIFFCGMFITVDGFNRTGIPSSLWELMEPYAQIDSVRGTAILAVVIVVLSNVASNVPTVLLLGGRVAASAAAISPASEKKAWLLLAWVSTVAGNMSLLGSAANLIVCEQARRAQHCGYNLSFWKHLKFGFPSTIVVTAIGLILIRG